A part of Pseudomonas sp. HR96 genomic DNA contains:
- a CDS encoding glycosyltransferase, whose product MTHFAVVAPPFYSHYKALQALAGELLERGHRVTFMHQADARGWLDDPRIGFVALGASSHPPGSLAALLRLAAQPGGVRGLHRLIGELANTTAMLCAELPAALAALQIDALLCDQMEAAGGLVASALGLPFISVACALPIDREPGLPLPVMPFAYGTRPFDLQLYQGSTRVHDWLMQPLRRQLHRACRQLGVAPRDGLHDCLSPLATISQTIAGFDFPRRQPPVNWHEVGPLRGESTASQALPVLVESGRPLVFASLGTLQGGRLDMFLRIAQACRQLDTQLLVAHCGGLDSAQEQRVRAAGASWVGDFAAQQAVLARADALITHGGLNTVMDAIASATPMLVLPIAFDQAGVAARVSYQRIGLRLSRRARPRALMQGLLALRELPGEPLQRLAAVLQQAGGVSRAAGVIEASLRPAGAAQERSA is encoded by the coding sequence ATGACTCATTTCGCCGTCGTCGCGCCGCCGTTCTACAGCCACTACAAAGCCCTGCAGGCCTTGGCCGGCGAGCTGCTGGAGCGCGGTCATCGGGTCACCTTCATGCATCAGGCCGATGCCCGGGGCTGGCTCGACGACCCCCGGATCGGCTTCGTTGCGCTGGGCGCGAGCAGCCATCCACCCGGCAGCCTGGCGGCGTTGCTGCGCCTGGCGGCGCAGCCGGGGGGCGTGCGTGGCCTGCACCGGCTGATCGGCGAGCTGGCCAACACCACCGCGATGCTGTGTGCCGAGTTGCCTGCGGCGCTGGCGGCGCTGCAGATCGATGCGCTGTTGTGCGATCAAATGGAGGCCGCTGGCGGCCTGGTGGCGAGCGCGCTGGGCCTGCCGTTCATTTCGGTGGCCTGCGCGCTGCCGATCGACCGCGAGCCGGGTCTGCCGCTGCCGGTCATGCCGTTCGCCTACGGCACGCGGCCCTTCGACCTGCAGCTGTATCAAGGCAGCACCCGGGTGCATGACTGGCTCATGCAACCATTGCGGCGCCAGCTGCACCGGGCCTGCCGGCAGCTGGGCGTGGCGCCGCGCGATGGTTTGCACGACTGCCTGTCGCCCTTGGCGACCATCAGCCAGACCATCGCCGGCTTCGATTTCCCGCGCCGGCAGCCGCCGGTCAATTGGCACGAGGTAGGTCCACTGCGTGGCGAGTCGACTGCCAGCCAAGCCCTGCCGGTGCTCGTCGAATCAGGTCGGCCGCTGGTATTCGCCAGCCTGGGCACCCTGCAGGGCGGGCGGCTGGACATGTTTCTGCGGATCGCCCAGGCCTGTCGCCAGCTCGATACGCAACTGTTGGTGGCCCACTGCGGTGGCCTCGACAGCGCGCAGGAGCAGCGTGTGCGCGCCGCCGGTGCCAGCTGGGTCGGCGACTTCGCCGCCCAGCAGGCGGTGCTGGCCCGGGCCGATGCGCTGATCACCCATGGCGGTCTGAACACGGTGATGGACGCCATCGCCAGCGCCACGCCGATGCTGGTGCTGCCTATCGCCTTCGACCAGGCTGGCGTGGCCGCGCGGGTCAGTTACCAGCGCATCGGCCTGCGCCTGTCGCGGCGAGCCCGCCCGCGGGCGCTGATGCAAGGGCTGCTGGCCTTGCGCGAGCTGCCCGGCGAGCCGTTGCAACGTCTGGCCGCAGTGCTGCAACAGGCCGGCGGCGTAAGCCGCGCGGCCGGCGTGATCGAGGCGTCGCTGCGGCCCGCAGGCGCCGCGCAGGAGCGCTCGGCATGA